Proteins encoded within one genomic window of uncultured Draconibacterium sp.:
- a CDS encoding peptidylprolyl isomerase gives MKTAEIHTSKGVMKVKFYEEDAPGTVANFIKLAESGFYDGLTFHRVIPNFVIQGGCPDGTGAGGPGYSIDCETDGNNQYHDKGVLSMAHAGKNTGGSQFFICHNRENTQHLDRHHTCFGKVFEGLDVIDDIRQGDEIEKVIISEE, from the coding sequence ATGAAAACAGCTGAAATACATACTTCAAAAGGAGTAATGAAAGTTAAGTTTTACGAAGAAGATGCTCCGGGAACTGTTGCCAATTTTATCAAGCTTGCTGAATCGGGTTTTTATGATGGGCTAACTTTTCACCGTGTGATCCCTAATTTCGTAATTCAGGGAGGATGCCCGGATGGAACCGGAGCTGGGGGACCAGGCTATTCAATTGATTGCGAAACCGACGGAAACAACCAATACCACGATAAAGGCGTTTTATCAATGGCACATGCCGGAAAAAACACTGGCGGATCGCAGTTTTTTATCTGTCACAACCGCGAAAACACCCAACATTTAGATCGTCATCATACTTGCTTCGGAAAAGTTTTTGAAGGACTTGATGTAATCGACGACATCAGACAAGGTGACGAAATTGAAAAAGTAATTATTTCTGAAGAATAA
- a CDS encoding class I SAM-dependent methyltransferase, which translates to MKYRLFMICLLGVLTAFSACGQYPETENSLDKKVKGFLEKNASEWRDMNVPLTDGKILYDIIVENGYTSAVEIGTSTGHSAIWIAWALSKTGGKLVTIEIDKTRYLQAKANFRKAGVSKYIDVRLADAHELVPELNGEYDFVFCDADKYWYKNYFIAMDPKLKKGGCFTAHNTATRVNGIGEFLHYVENLDTYYTTIDQSSRAGISKSFKK; encoded by the coding sequence ATGAAGTACCGACTATTTATGATATGCTTATTGGGTGTTCTGACTGCCTTTTCTGCTTGTGGTCAATATCCTGAAACAGAAAACTCACTTGACAAAAAGGTTAAAGGTTTTTTGGAAAAAAACGCCAGTGAATGGCGCGATATGAATGTGCCTTTAACAGACGGAAAAATTCTCTACGATATTATTGTTGAGAATGGCTATACTTCGGCCGTTGAAATAGGAACATCAACCGGACACTCCGCCATCTGGATTGCCTGGGCATTGAGCAAAACCGGAGGTAAGCTAGTAACCATTGAGATTGATAAAACACGCTATTTACAGGCCAAGGCGAATTTCCGAAAAGCCGGTGTCTCAAAATATATTGATGTTAGATTGGCCGATGCTCACGAATTGGTGCCGGAATTAAATGGAGAGTACGATTTTGTTTTTTGCGACGCCGACAAATACTGGTACAAAAACTACTTTATCGCAATGGACCCGAAGTTGAAAAAAGGAGGTTGTTTTACTGCGCACAACACTGCAACACGGGTGAATGGCATTGGTGAGTTTCTGCACTATGTTGAAAATCTGGATACTTACTATACTACTATCGACCAATCCAGTCGTGCCGGAATATCAAAAAGTTTTAAAAAATAA
- a CDS encoding amino acid permease — translation MHNLQKKLERRLGLFPVTNIVIANIIGAGIFTTTGYLMGFLQNPGVMLILWGIGGLVALCGAISFGELGAAFPEAGGEYVFISKLYSPMLGFLSGWLSLMVGFSAPIAASAIGFAKYFTWAFPQLQTWLMLNETLSVDNFSRCIAILVIVGFSFIHSRGIVLGARVQNWLTLLKILLVVGLIIAGLLLGEGSMQNVRSAKPFQFSFDNWKAVGLSLMFIMFAYSGWNSATYIGSEIREPRKVIPRSLLISTLTVTVLYILLNLFFVYAVPASQMRNEPEIGGLAAGLAFGATAETIISLLISFALFSSLSAFIILGPRVYYKMASDGLFFQAIARINTKHKVPSNAILLQAGIAIVLVLSGTFEQILTYMGFSLGIFPIIAVAGNIKLRRFGNQGLRLPGYPYAQLFFILVSTAILVLAYFERPVESSIAVLTALSGIPVYYWFQRKKVKQTE, via the coding sequence TTGCATAATCTGCAAAAAAAATTGGAGCGCCGACTCGGCTTATTTCCTGTAACAAATATCGTTATTGCCAATATTATTGGTGCCGGAATTTTTACTACAACCGGTTATTTAATGGGATTTTTGCAGAACCCCGGTGTTATGCTGATTTTGTGGGGAATTGGCGGTTTAGTAGCATTGTGTGGGGCCATTTCGTTTGGAGAGTTGGGAGCCGCTTTTCCCGAAGCCGGTGGAGAATATGTGTTTATCTCAAAATTGTACTCGCCAATGTTAGGCTTTTTAAGTGGCTGGCTGTCGCTTATGGTTGGTTTTTCGGCACCCATTGCTGCATCGGCAATCGGCTTTGCAAAATACTTTACCTGGGCGTTTCCGCAATTACAAACCTGGCTGATGCTAAATGAAACTCTTAGCGTGGACAACTTTAGCCGTTGTATCGCGATTTTGGTTATTGTGGGTTTTAGTTTTATTCATTCGCGCGGGATAGTGTTAGGAGCCAGGGTGCAAAACTGGCTCACGTTATTAAAAATACTTTTGGTAGTTGGATTAATAATTGCAGGATTGCTACTGGGTGAAGGAAGTATGCAAAATGTACGATCGGCAAAGCCATTTCAGTTTTCGTTTGATAATTGGAAAGCAGTTGGCCTTTCGCTAATGTTTATAATGTTTGCCTACAGCGGTTGGAACTCGGCAACCTACATTGGTTCCGAAATTCGTGAACCACGAAAAGTAATTCCGCGTTCGTTACTCATTTCAACCTTAACGGTAACAGTTTTGTATATTTTGCTGAACTTGTTTTTTGTGTATGCTGTACCGGCATCTCAAATGCGCAATGAACCTGAAATTGGAGGTTTGGCAGCCGGACTGGCTTTTGGAGCAACTGCTGAAACAATTATTTCGTTACTTATTTCATTTGCACTTTTTTCTTCGTTAAGTGCATTTATAATTCTTGGGCCTCGCGTTTATTATAAAATGGCCAGCGATGGTCTGTTTTTTCAGGCAATTGCCCGAATCAATACAAAGCACAAAGTGCCGTCGAACGCTATTTTGTTGCAGGCTGGAATTGCTATTGTGTTAGTTCTCTCGGGTACTTTTGAGCAGATTTTAACTTACATGGGATTTTCATTGGGAATATTCCCGATTATAGCAGTGGCCGGTAATATTAAATTACGTCGATTCGGAAATCAGGGATTGCGTTTGCCGGGGTATCCGTATGCGCAGCTATTTTTTATTTTGGTGAGTACGGCGATTCTGGTTCTCGCTTATTTTGAGCGTCCTGTTGAGTCGAGTATTGCTGTTTTAACAGCGCTTTCCGGGATTCCTGTGTATTATTGGTTTCAGCGAAAAAAAGTTAAGCAGACTGAATAG
- a CDS encoding lysophospholipid acyltransferase family protein, with translation MKAIRIILFSPLALIRLLLVLFMSAYVTIIGWFWLKTKGFNRRMQQWVAGTWGRTILFVCGIKVDKNEIPQSGNYILMPNHRSYIDIFIVAAMTPAAMVGKAEIAKWPFVALGARVTNSILVDRKNPKSLLLTMKKIKESVNSGIPVILFPEGTTYKGPLTKNFKNGSFKIAADGNIPVIPMAIDFKDVNDAWVDKDTFVGHFFRQLGKPITHVTIRYGEPILDNDHKQLQEKTREQIESMLKTIQSA, from the coding sequence ATGAAAGCCATTCGAATCATTTTATTCTCGCCGCTCGCTTTAATCAGGCTTTTGCTGGTGCTGTTTATGAGTGCCTATGTTACCATTATCGGCTGGTTTTGGCTAAAAACAAAAGGATTTAACCGCCGGATGCAACAGTGGGTAGCCGGAACCTGGGGGCGCACCATTCTTTTTGTTTGCGGGATAAAAGTCGATAAAAACGAAATACCTCAATCGGGAAATTATATTCTGATGCCCAATCACCGGAGTTACATCGATATTTTTATTGTTGCAGCCATGACTCCCGCTGCCATGGTCGGAAAAGCGGAAATAGCAAAATGGCCTTTTGTAGCTTTAGGTGCGCGCGTTACCAACTCCATTCTTGTTGACAGAAAAAATCCCAAAAGCCTTCTGCTAACGATGAAAAAAATAAAAGAGTCGGTCAACAGCGGAATTCCGGTAATTCTTTTTCCTGAAGGAACAACCTACAAAGGACCACTAACCAAGAATTTTAAAAACGGGAGTTTTAAAATTGCCGCCGATGGAAATATTCCTGTCATCCCGATGGCTATTGATTTTAAGGATGTAAATGATGCCTGGGTTGACAAAGACACTTTTGTTGGGCATTTTTTCCGTCAGCTGGGAAAACCTATTACGCACGTAACCATTCGTTATGGCGAACCTATTTTAGATAACGATCACAAACAACTGCAGGAGAAAACCAGGGAGCAAATTGAATCAATGCTAAAAACTATTCAGTCTGCTTAA
- a CDS encoding Gfo/Idh/MocA family oxidoreductase codes for MNRKLRMGMVGGGSDAFIGAIHRHAAFLDGQIELVCGCFSVDPEISLSSGKSYFLPESRIYKTYQEMFEKEALLPENERMDFITIVTPNFLHFDPAMMALDYGFNIVIDKPITFTLDEAIQLKSKLEETGLLLALTHTYSGYPAVKQAKQMIVNGELGKIRKVFVEYSQGWLSEKVEVQGNAQASWRTDPKRSGKAGAMGDIGTHAHQLAEYITGLKTTEICAELNILVPGRQLDDDGAVLLRFEEGVNGVLMATQIATGEENALKIRIYGEKGGLEWAQMEPNSLILKWLKKPMEVYRTGTSSTSSYAMSNIRISGGHPEGYLEAFANIYRNFSFHLRAKMNGEQPKAEWLDYPGIEDGIRGMQFIDSVVKSGYSDDEKWVAFE; via the coding sequence ATGAACCGAAAATTACGTATGGGAATGGTAGGTGGAGGAAGCGATGCTTTTATTGGCGCTATCCATCGGCATGCAGCATTTCTGGATGGACAGATTGAGCTGGTGTGTGGTTGTTTTAGTGTAGACCCGGAAATCTCGCTTTCCTCAGGGAAATCTTATTTTTTGCCTGAATCAAGAATATATAAGACTTATCAGGAAATGTTTGAAAAGGAAGCGTTGCTTCCTGAAAATGAGCGAATGGATTTTATAACTATTGTAACCCCTAATTTCCTGCATTTCGATCCGGCAATGATGGCGCTGGATTACGGTTTTAATATTGTAATAGATAAGCCCATTACATTCACACTTGACGAGGCTATTCAGCTAAAATCAAAATTGGAAGAAACCGGGTTATTACTTGCGCTTACGCATACTTATTCTGGATATCCGGCAGTAAAACAGGCTAAACAAATGATTGTCAACGGAGAACTGGGAAAAATCCGAAAAGTTTTTGTTGAATATTCTCAGGGATGGTTATCTGAAAAAGTGGAAGTTCAGGGAAATGCACAAGCTTCGTGGAGAACTGACCCCAAACGATCAGGAAAAGCCGGAGCAATGGGTGATATTGGAACTCATGCCCATCAGTTGGCAGAATATATAACCGGCTTGAAAACAACAGAAATTTGTGCAGAACTGAATATACTTGTTCCGGGTAGGCAGTTAGATGACGACGGCGCAGTTTTACTTCGTTTTGAGGAAGGAGTTAACGGTGTTTTAATGGCTACTCAAATTGCTACAGGCGAAGAAAATGCCCTTAAAATAAGAATATATGGCGAAAAAGGTGGATTGGAATGGGCACAAATGGAACCCAATTCTTTAATTCTGAAATGGCTGAAAAAACCGATGGAAGTCTATCGCACCGGAACCAGTTCTACCAGCTCGTATGCCATGTCTAATATACGCATATCAGGTGGGCATCCTGAAGGATATTTAGAGGCTTTTGCCAATATCTATCGTAACTTCTCTTTTCATTTACGTGCAAAAATGAATGGAGAACAGCCCAAAGCCGAATGGCTCGATTATCCGGGAATTGAAGATGGGATAAGAGGTATGCAGTTTATTGATTCTGTAGTGAAATCAGGATATAGTGACGACGAAAAATGGGTTGCATTTGAGTAG
- a CDS encoding MFS transporter: protein MINYSKQELRLGLSFMASIFFIFGFITNFNIAMKDQVQLAFDLKTLYPGWENFFAQLVNGVFFFAYFCFSLFSGIIIKRIGYKNGVVVGLAMVALGSFMFFPAVSMLSYPFFLSAIFVMASGVVFLQTAANPYVVALGPPNTASGRLNLTQALNAVATTIAPYIAGILVLAPAVLALENGASAQVAANFVKVPFVIIGLIVVVIAIGILFIRLPEIKSIENVLSVVSLKKPQVWLGAIGIFCYVGAEVGTVSQISIYMNDLLDIAKDEAVKLTAIYWGGNMIGRFFGSVFLNNMAKRAKIRYSLAILFFAFIVGWFIVSAGIKDGHFVFESKPMLGLIFSGIAVLNLILLSLGKGIANVSLGIYGTVNMVLVMCGLVLPPNIGVWCLLSVGFFNSIMFPSIFSLGVQDLDPSEMPIASGIINTMIVGGAVVPVLMGILTDSAGLKIALLAPVICYGYIAFFGLKGCKVR from the coding sequence ATGATTAATTATTCAAAACAGGAATTAAGACTGGGGCTCAGTTTCATGGCTTCAATATTCTTTATTTTCGGGTTCATAACCAACTTCAATATTGCAATGAAAGATCAGGTACAACTTGCTTTCGATTTGAAGACACTTTATCCCGGCTGGGAAAATTTCTTTGCACAGTTGGTTAACGGGGTGTTCTTTTTTGCTTATTTCTGTTTCAGTTTATTTAGTGGCATTATCATTAAACGTATTGGATATAAAAACGGTGTTGTGGTTGGATTGGCAATGGTGGCACTCGGGAGTTTTATGTTTTTCCCTGCTGTATCAATGCTTTCTTATCCGTTTTTTCTGTCGGCCATTTTTGTAATGGCCAGCGGGGTTGTATTTCTTCAAACAGCTGCAAATCCTTATGTTGTAGCACTTGGCCCGCCAAATACGGCATCGGGGCGGCTTAATTTAACGCAGGCACTAAATGCTGTGGCAACCACAATTGCTCCATACATTGCCGGAATTTTGGTACTTGCTCCTGCTGTTCTTGCACTGGAAAATGGAGCGTCGGCACAGGTTGCTGCAAATTTTGTAAAAGTTCCGTTTGTAATAATCGGCTTAATTGTAGTTGTAATTGCTATTGGGATTCTGTTTATCCGTTTACCCGAAATAAAAAGCATTGAAAATGTGTTGTCGGTAGTTTCATTAAAAAAGCCACAGGTATGGCTGGGGGCAATTGGTATTTTTTGTTATGTGGGGGCTGAGGTTGGGACTGTTTCGCAAATTAGTATTTACATGAATGATTTACTTGATATTGCAAAAGATGAAGCGGTTAAACTTACTGCAATTTACTGGGGAGGAAATATGATAGGCCGTTTCTTTGGGTCAGTTTTTTTGAATAATATGGCAAAAAGAGCAAAAATTAGATATTCGTTGGCGATATTATTTTTTGCGTTTATTGTTGGGTGGTTTATTGTTTCTGCCGGAATAAAAGACGGGCATTTTGTTTTCGAATCGAAACCGATGCTGGGGTTGATTTTTTCAGGCATCGCCGTTCTGAATTTAATTTTATTATCGTTGGGGAAAGGAATTGCAAACGTTTCTTTGGGAATTTATGGCACGGTAAATATGGTTTTAGTGATGTGTGGACTGGTTTTGCCTCCAAACATCGGAGTATGGTGTTTGCTTTCTGTTGGGTTTTTCAACTCTATTATGTTTCCAAGTATTTTTTCTTTGGGTGTTCAGGATCTTGATCCGTCAGAAATGCCAATTGCTTCCGGAATTATAAATACAATGATTGTAGGAGGTGCTGTTGTGCCTGTGTTGATGGGAATATTAACCGATTCTGCCGGTTTAAAAATTGCATTGCTGGCACCTGTAATTTGTTATGGCTATATTGCTTTTTTCGGATTGAAAGGTTGTAAGGTTCGTTAG
- the folB gene encoding dihydroneopterin aldolase, protein MGVIEIEGMKFYAYHGHFAAEQIVGNHFEVYLRLETNCAAAAKSDNLDDALNYQAVYETVKEVMQIKSALLENVSKRILDTLYDRFPAIDKARVKISKMNPPMGGEMERVSVTLER, encoded by the coding sequence ATGGGAGTAATTGAGATAGAGGGAATGAAATTTTATGCCTATCACGGGCATTTTGCTGCCGAACAAATTGTTGGCAACCACTTTGAAGTTTACCTGCGATTGGAAACCAACTGCGCTGCTGCTGCCAAAAGTGACAATTTGGATGATGCATTGAATTACCAGGCTGTTTACGAAACCGTAAAAGAGGTGATGCAAATAAAATCGGCCCTTTTGGAAAATGTAAGCAAACGTATTTTAGATACCCTTTACGATCGCTTCCCTGCAATTGATAAAGCCCGCGTTAAAATTTCGAAAATGAATCCGCCAATGGGAGGCGAAATGGAACGGGTAAGTGTTACTTTGGAGCGATAG
- a CDS encoding glutamine--tRNA ligase/YqeY domain fusion protein yields MAEKNTNTNAEAPKKANFIHAQIDADLAAGKNDKRVHTRFPPEPNGYLHIGHAKSICLNFGLAQKYGGKTNLRFDDTNPSKEETEYVESIMEDVRWLGFDWDDRLYYASDNFPKLHAFAVKLIEEGKAYVDDQNAETISEQKGTPQKPGTESPFRNRSVQTNLDLFERMTMGEFNEGEKVLRAKIDMASPNMHMRDPIIYRIMKAEHHRTGNNWCVYPMYDFAHGQCDYWEGITHSICTLEFEVHRPLYDWFITQLMDSDYRPRQIEFSRLNLTYTVMSKRKLLELVKDNHVRGWDDPRMPTISGLRRRGYTPESIRNFSDKIGVTKVDGTTDVSLLEFNVREHLNKTAQRVMGVLDPLKVVITNYPEDKEEILSAVNNPEDESMGRRDVPFSREVYIEQSDFMEDPPRKFFRLGPDREVRLRYGYLIKCNEVIKDENGKIIELHCTYDPESKGGKSSDGRKVKGVVHWVSVKHAVKSEVRLYDRLFTDEEPDGHKDIDFKEFMNPESLKVLNKCYLEPFVKTAQPLDHFQFERTGYFNLDPDSTPELPVFNRTVPLRDSWAKKQKK; encoded by the coding sequence ATGGCAGAAAAAAATACCAACACAAATGCTGAAGCGCCTAAAAAGGCCAACTTCATTCATGCACAAATCGACGCCGATTTGGCCGCAGGAAAAAATGATAAACGTGTGCATACTCGTTTTCCCCCCGAGCCAAATGGTTATTTGCACATTGGCCACGCTAAATCGATCTGTTTAAATTTCGGGTTGGCGCAAAAATACGGAGGAAAAACAAACCTTCGTTTCGACGATACAAATCCATCAAAAGAGGAAACAGAATATGTTGAATCGATTATGGAAGATGTTCGCTGGTTGGGATTCGACTGGGACGATCGTTTGTATTATGCATCCGATAATTTTCCAAAACTACATGCTTTTGCCGTTAAATTGATTGAAGAAGGCAAAGCTTATGTCGACGATCAGAATGCAGAAACCATAAGCGAGCAAAAAGGAACGCCACAGAAACCCGGTACTGAAAGTCCGTTCAGAAATCGTTCGGTTCAAACCAACCTCGATTTATTTGAGCGAATGACAATGGGCGAATTTAATGAGGGCGAAAAAGTGCTGCGTGCAAAAATAGATATGGCATCGCCGAATATGCACATGCGCGATCCGATTATTTACCGGATTATGAAAGCCGAACATCACCGCACCGGAAATAACTGGTGTGTGTATCCGATGTACGATTTTGCCCATGGTCAATGCGACTATTGGGAAGGAATTACACATTCAATCTGTACGCTGGAGTTTGAGGTGCACCGTCCGTTATATGATTGGTTTATTACGCAACTGATGGATTCGGACTACCGTCCGCGTCAGATTGAGTTTTCGCGTTTGAACCTTACTTACACCGTAATGAGCAAACGTAAATTGCTTGAATTGGTGAAAGACAACCACGTTCGTGGTTGGGACGATCCGCGGATGCCAACTATTTCGGGGTTACGCCGAAGAGGTTACACACCTGAATCGATCCGTAATTTCTCGGATAAAATTGGCGTAACAAAAGTGGATGGAACAACCGATGTGTCGTTGCTCGAATTCAATGTTCGCGAGCATTTGAATAAAACTGCACAACGTGTAATGGGCGTGCTCGATCCGCTAAAAGTGGTAATCACTAATTATCCCGAGGATAAAGAAGAAATTTTAAGCGCCGTAAATAACCCGGAAGATGAATCGATGGGACGTCGGGATGTTCCATTTTCACGCGAGGTTTACATCGAGCAAAGCGACTTTATGGAAGATCCTCCACGTAAGTTCTTTCGTTTAGGGCCCGACCGCGAGGTTCGCTTGCGTTATGGTTACCTGATAAAATGTAACGAAGTTATTAAAGATGAAAACGGCAAAATCATTGAACTGCACTGTACCTACGATCCGGAATCAAAAGGAGGAAAATCTTCCGATGGCAGAAAAGTAAAAGGTGTGGTGCACTGGGTGTCGGTAAAACATGCTGTAAAATCAGAAGTGCGCTTGTACGATCGTTTGTTTACCGATGAAGAGCCGGATGGGCACAAGGACATAGACTTTAAAGAGTTTATGAATCCGGAGTCGTTAAAAGTGCTGAATAAATGTTATCTGGAACCATTTGTAAAAACAGCTCAGCCGCTCGATCATTTTCAGTTTGAGCGAACCGGCTATTTTAACCTGGATCCTGATTCAACGCCCGAACTGCCGGTGTTTAACCGAACGGTTCCCTTGCGCGATTCGTGGGCTAAAAAGCAAAAGAAATAA
- a CDS encoding cell wall-active antibiotics response protein: MDNKPENTNRRAILGLFLIVVGALWIFERLDLIPSFWNDILISWQMLLIGIGVFSIIGGNKTTGTVLIVIGGFFLIPEVAHIPYELRRIGWPALIIGIGVAILVTHSGKRNPMEAPNFNPGEQKGQDYFDDFVIFGGREVYVNSQNFMGGKTTSVFGGTEYDLRQAKLSPNGAVIDTLALFGGCGFKVPPDWTVKNEVTAIFGGYTDKRGASLNQIVPDPSKTLVIKGFAAFGGVEIKYL; this comes from the coding sequence ATGGATAATAAACCGGAGAATACAAACAGAAGAGCCATTCTTGGCTTATTTCTAATTGTGGTAGGTGCACTGTGGATTTTCGAGCGCCTCGATCTTATTCCATCATTTTGGAACGATATTCTGATCTCGTGGCAAATGTTACTTATCGGAATTGGGGTCTTCTCTATAATCGGAGGGAACAAAACCACTGGAACAGTTTTAATTGTAATCGGAGGTTTCTTTTTAATTCCCGAGGTGGCGCATATTCCTTATGAATTACGACGAATAGGTTGGCCTGCATTGATAATAGGTATTGGTGTGGCAATTTTGGTAACGCATTCAGGAAAACGAAATCCAATGGAAGCTCCCAATTTTAATCCGGGAGAGCAAAAAGGACAGGACTATTTCGATGATTTTGTGATTTTTGGAGGCCGCGAAGTGTATGTAAATTCTCAGAATTTTATGGGCGGAAAAACCACTTCTGTTTTTGGCGGAACGGAGTATGATTTACGTCAGGCAAAACTTTCGCCCAATGGTGCAGTTATCGACACGCTGGCTTTGTTTGGCGGCTGTGGTTTTAAAGTTCCACCCGATTGGACGGTAAAAAATGAAGTAACAGCTATTTTTGGTGGCTATACTGATAAACGCGGTGCTTCGCTTAATCAAATAGTACCCGATCCATCAAAAACGTTGGTGATAAAAGGCTTTGCAGCATTCGGAGGCGTCGAGATCAAATACCTGTAA
- a CDS encoding histidine kinase, whose translation MDFRHPFIKSPRLAISYVAFWLILAVVMVLVVVSVGESDFITAMTDRFAYIILFGFLGIAIWYVIKFSTLEDNSVGRVILAHVIAASIIVLIWLYIGTVITKLINPGQLQEDNNYLFTGLYNGYLLYTFNVVFFYAVNYYLAFKEKTKNETKLKALVKEAELHALKSQINPHFLFNSLNSISSLTMTDPGKAQEMVINLSQLMRYSLKHDQREKVTVKQEIDNNKLYLKIEKVRFGKKLNPVFAVEENCLKAEIPNMILQPLYENAIKYGVYEATETIDVITHCRCDDDKLVVTISNTYDKDVLSKKGEGIGLRNIRDRLQVIYGNPHLLKIEDKQDEFTVTLTIPQKL comes from the coding sequence ATGGATTTTAGACATCCCTTTATAAAATCTCCACGGTTGGCTATTTCGTATGTTGCGTTTTGGTTGATACTGGCAGTGGTAATGGTTCTGGTAGTCGTATCGGTTGGCGAAAGTGATTTTATTACGGCCATGACTGATCGTTTTGCTTACATCATTCTTTTTGGATTTTTAGGAATTGCCATTTGGTATGTCATAAAATTTAGTACCCTCGAAGATAACAGTGTTGGCCGTGTAATTCTGGCGCATGTTATTGCGGCGTCAATAATTGTTTTAATCTGGTTGTACATTGGCACCGTTATTACAAAACTCATTAACCCGGGGCAACTGCAGGAAGACAACAATTATTTGTTTACCGGCCTTTACAACGGATACTTGCTTTACACATTCAACGTGGTGTTTTTTTACGCTGTAAATTATTACCTGGCTTTTAAAGAGAAAACCAAGAACGAAACAAAACTAAAAGCACTGGTAAAAGAAGCCGAACTGCATGCTTTAAAATCGCAGATTAATCCACACTTCCTGTTTAACAGTTTGAACAGTATTTCGTCGCTAACTATGACCGATCCGGGCAAAGCACAGGAAATGGTGATTAATCTTTCGCAATTGATGCGTTATTCGTTAAAACACGACCAACGCGAAAAAGTAACCGTTAAGCAGGAAATCGATAATAACAAGCTGTATTTAAAGATTGAAAAGGTACGTTTCGGTAAAAAGCTGAACCCGGTTTTTGCGGTTGAAGAAAACTGTTTAAAGGCTGAAATTCCGAATATGATTCTTCAACCACTGTACGAAAATGCCATAAAATATGGCGTTTACGAAGCCACTGAAACCATTGATGTAATTACGCATTGCCGGTGCGACGACGATAAACTGGTGGTAACCATCAGCAATACTTACGATAAAGATGTATTAAGCAAAAAAGGCGAGGGGATTGGATTGCGTAATATCCGCGACCGCCTGCAGGTGATCTACGGGAACCCGCATTTGCTGAAAATTGAAGATAAACAAGATGAATTTACCGTAACTTTAACCATTCCTCAAAAATTGTAA
- a CDS encoding LytTR family transcriptional regulator DNA-binding domain-containing protein has product MTEKLRTIIVEDEELARNLMKSFLADNDAIELIAECENGFEGVKQINDLKPDLVFLDIQMPKITGFELLELLEHKPQIIFATAYDQYALKAFDYNAADYLLKPYSKDRLDEAIQKVLERIQTEGKESDVAEKVSDFPKDEYLDRVVVKDRHKIHIAPVDAVRYIESMDDYVMIYTTEGRWMKQKTMKYFENALNPKNFVRIHRSYIVKVDEIEEIQQYEKESYIVILHDKTKLKVSKTGYKNLKGVLNF; this is encoded by the coding sequence ATGACTGAAAAATTGCGCACCATTATAGTTGAAGATGAAGAACTGGCTCGTAACCTGATGAAGTCGTTTCTGGCCGATAACGACGCTATTGAACTGATTGCCGAATGCGAAAACGGTTTTGAAGGCGTAAAACAAATTAACGACTTAAAACCCGACCTGGTTTTTCTCGATATTCAAATGCCAAAGATCACCGGTTTTGAGCTGCTTGAATTATTGGAGCACAAACCACAAATAATATTTGCCACGGCTTACGACCAATATGCTTTAAAAGCCTTTGATTATAACGCAGCCGATTACTTGCTAAAACCTTATTCGAAAGATCGTTTGGATGAAGCCATTCAGAAAGTTTTGGAGCGCATTCAAACCGAAGGAAAAGAATCGGATGTGGCCGAAAAAGTAAGTGATTTCCCAAAAGACGAATACCTAGATCGTGTTGTGGTAAAAGACCGCCACAAAATTCATATTGCGCCGGTTGATGCTGTGCGTTATATCGAATCGATGGACGATTATGTAATGATCTACACCACCGAAGGCCGCTGGATGAAACAAAAAACCATGAAGTATTTCGAGAATGCTTTGAATCCGAAGAATTTTGTGCGTATTCACCGCAGCTACATTGTAAAAGTGGACGAGATCGAAGAAATTCAACAATACGAAAAGGAATCGTACATTGTTATTTTGCACGACAAAACAAAGTTGAAAGTCAGTAAAACAGGCTATAAGAATTTGAAGGGCGTGTTGAATTTTTAA